A single genomic interval of Arthrobacter sp. NicSoilB8 harbors:
- a CDS encoding tRNA pseudouridine synthase A has translation MNELKPAAPVLGGGGFLRVRLDVAYDGGPFSGWAVQPGLRTVQGVLEQALELLIRRPVRVTVAGRTDAGVHARGQVVHLDLTEVEWQGLNRGTELDPAVALLRRIRGALSRGLGDLSGAIEVHRVAVAPAGFDARFSALWRRYSYRIADGPALWDPLGRSSTLWHKTPLDVGLLNEGAAQLLGLQDFRSYCKPREGATTIRELQRFEFARGTDGVIVATVQADAFCHNMVRSLVGSALYVGEGVEAPGWLYERLLARQRDARSVLAAPHPLVLEEVAYPSESGMLARAELTRALRA, from the coding sequence ATGAACGAGCTCAAACCCGCTGCCCCCGTCTTGGGGGGCGGCGGGTTTTTGCGTGTCCGGTTGGATGTGGCGTACGACGGCGGCCCCTTTAGCGGGTGGGCGGTCCAGCCGGGACTGCGCACCGTCCAGGGCGTCCTGGAGCAGGCTCTTGAGCTGCTGATCCGCCGTCCGGTGCGGGTCACCGTGGCCGGCCGGACCGACGCCGGCGTGCACGCCCGGGGGCAGGTGGTCCACCTGGACCTGACCGAAGTCGAGTGGCAGGGGCTGAACCGCGGCACCGAACTCGATCCCGCCGTCGCCCTGCTTCGCCGTATCCGCGGTGCCCTCAGCCGCGGGCTGGGGGACCTGAGCGGGGCGATCGAGGTCCACCGCGTGGCCGTGGCGCCCGCAGGGTTCGATGCCCGGTTTTCTGCCCTCTGGCGCCGCTATTCGTACCGGATCGCGGACGGCCCCGCCCTGTGGGACCCGCTGGGGCGCTCGTCGACCCTTTGGCACAAGACCCCGCTCGACGTCGGGCTCCTGAACGAGGGCGCCGCGCAGCTGCTTGGACTGCAGGATTTCCGCTCCTACTGCAAGCCCCGCGAGGGTGCCACGACCATCCGGGAACTGCAGCGCTTCGAGTTCGCGCGGGGCACCGACGGGGTCATCGTCGCAACCGTGCAGGCCGACGCGTTCTGCCACAACATGGTCCGGTCCCTCGTGGGCTCGGCGCTGTACGTGGGGGAGGGCGTAGAGGCCCCGGGCTGGCTCTACGAGCGGCTGCTCGCCCGGCAGCGTGACGCCCGCTCCGTGCTGGCTGCCCCGCATCCGCTGGTGCTTGAGGAAGTGGCCTACCCGTCCGAGAGCGGCATGCTGGCCCGGGCCGAACTGACCCGGGCACTGCGCGCCTAG
- a CDS encoding P1 family peptidase has translation MGATGAITDVAGIRVGHVQKTDDGWLTGVTVVLPPPGTVGSVDVRGGGPGTHETDALDPTTLSSTVDAVVLTGGSAFGLAAAHGAQRWCEENGRGFAVPGGLVPIVPAAAIFDLGRGGDFLARPGEAMGYAATAAAAAQPDGHDVDRGNVGAGTGAAIGRGTYKGGVGTASITLDNGVVVAALAVVNALGLPFGTSPQKASAAAAKAGNGGTDPKLTEAPPLNTTLVVVATDAVLDKAECKRTASAAHAGLARALNPSHTLADGDTVFALATGAVALDRSTPAARQLGLITLQSAAADVVRLAILDGIARAEAVTTAAGTLGAYGR, from the coding sequence ATGGGAGCAACAGGAGCGATCACCGACGTCGCCGGAATCCGGGTAGGCCATGTCCAGAAGACCGACGACGGCTGGCTGACCGGGGTGACGGTGGTCCTCCCGCCGCCGGGCACCGTGGGCTCAGTGGACGTCCGCGGCGGCGGCCCCGGAACGCACGAGACGGACGCGCTGGATCCCACGACGCTGTCCTCGACCGTGGACGCCGTGGTCCTGACCGGGGGGAGCGCCTTTGGCCTCGCGGCCGCTCACGGTGCCCAGCGCTGGTGCGAGGAAAACGGCCGGGGCTTTGCGGTTCCCGGCGGCCTCGTTCCGATCGTGCCTGCTGCGGCGATCTTTGACCTGGGCCGCGGCGGGGACTTCTTGGCACGCCCCGGCGAGGCCATGGGCTACGCGGCCACGGCCGCCGCCGCGGCCCAGCCGGACGGGCACGACGTCGACCGCGGCAATGTAGGAGCCGGCACGGGAGCCGCAATCGGCCGCGGAACCTACAAAGGGGGAGTAGGCACCGCCTCCATCACCCTAGACAATGGGGTCGTTGTAGCGGCCCTGGCGGTAGTCAATGCGCTGGGGTTACCGTTTGGCACATCGCCGCAGAAGGCTTCGGCCGCTGCGGCGAAAGCCGGCAACGGCGGCACGGATCCGAAGCTGACGGAGGCGCCGCCCCTCAACACAACGCTCGTCGTCGTCGCCACCGACGCCGTCCTGGACAAGGCCGAGTGCAAAAGGACGGCGTCGGCGGCCCACGCCGGACTGGCCCGGGCCTTGAATCCGAGCCACACGCTTGCCGACGGCGACACGGTGTTCGCCCTGGCGACGGGCGCCGTCGCGCTGGACCGCAGTACCCCGGCGGCGCGCCAGCTGGGGCTCATCACGCTGCAAAGCGCGGCAGCCGACGTCGTCCGGCTGGCCATCCTTGACGGGATCGCGCGGGCCGAGGCGGTGACGACGGCGGCGGGGACGCTAGGTGCGTACGGACGCTGA
- the rpmJ gene encoding 50S ribosomal protein L36: protein MKVKPSVKQICEKCKVIRRNGRVMVICENPRHKQRQG from the coding sequence ATGAAGGTCAAGCCGAGCGTCAAGCAGATCTGCGAAAAGTGCAAAGTGATCCGCCGTAATGGCCGGGTCATGGTGATCTGCGAGAACCCGCGCCACAAGCAGCGCCAGGGCTAA
- the rpsM gene encoding 30S ribosomal protein S13, with the protein MARLAGVDIPREKRLEIALTYIYGVGKTRAHETLAATGISADVRVKDLTDAQLVELRDYIEGNYKVEGDLRREVAADIRRKVEIGSYEGLRHRKGLPVRGQRTKTNARTRKGPKRTVAGKKKAR; encoded by the coding sequence ATGGCTCGTCTCGCTGGCGTAGACATTCCCCGCGAAAAGCGGTTGGAAATTGCGCTTACTTACATCTATGGCGTGGGCAAGACCCGTGCACACGAAACCCTGGCTGCCACCGGCATCAGCGCTGACGTTCGGGTCAAGGACCTGACCGACGCGCAGCTGGTCGAGCTTCGTGACTACATTGAAGGCAACTACAAGGTTGAGGGTGACCTTCGCCGCGAGGTAGCCGCCGACATCCGCCGCAAGGTTGAGATCGGCAGCTACGAAGGCCTGCGTCACCGCAAGGGCCTGCCCGTACGCGGACAGCGTACGAAGACCAACGCCCGTACCCGCAAGGGCCCGAAGCGTACCGTCGCCGGCAAGAAGAAGGCCCGCTAA
- a CDS encoding carbohydrate ABC transporter permease, translated as MARTIAGGYLPLIAATLVVFLPLLWMVLSSFKQPGEIITMDLKILPESLDFENYNTAMTTVPFAQFFANSLIVTGVGATIKVLLAILTAYALVFVRFPFKNAIFVLILVALMVPPQVSILPNYILIAGMGGKNTLWGIILPGLGTAFGTFLLRQHFMTLPASILESAEIDGAGHWRRLWRIVVPVSGPSIATVALVVVVSEWNDYIWPLIITDRPETMTLPVGLTLLQNSEGNGSGWGILMAGAVLVIVPILLVFAALQRYIVAGLTQGSVTG; from the coding sequence CTGGCACGGACGATCGCCGGCGGCTATCTTCCGCTCATCGCCGCGACGCTGGTGGTGTTCCTGCCGCTGCTGTGGATGGTGCTCAGTTCCTTCAAGCAGCCCGGCGAAATCATCACCATGGATTTGAAGATCCTGCCGGAGAGCCTGGACTTCGAAAACTACAACACCGCCATGACGACCGTCCCGTTCGCCCAGTTCTTCGCCAACAGCCTGATCGTCACCGGAGTGGGGGCCACCATCAAGGTCCTCCTGGCGATCCTGACGGCCTACGCGCTCGTGTTCGTCCGCTTCCCGTTCAAGAACGCCATCTTCGTGCTGATCCTCGTGGCCCTGATGGTTCCGCCGCAGGTGTCCATCCTGCCCAACTACATCCTGATCGCGGGGATGGGCGGCAAGAACACCCTGTGGGGCATCATCCTGCCGGGGCTCGGCACCGCCTTCGGCACCTTCCTGCTGCGTCAGCACTTCATGACGCTTCCCGCCTCCATCCTGGAATCGGCAGAGATCGACGGCGCCGGCCACTGGCGCCGGCTCTGGCGGATCGTGGTCCCGGTCTCCGGCCCCTCGATCGCGACGGTCGCGCTCGTCGTCGTCGTGAGCGAATGGAACGACTACATCTGGCCGCTCATCATCACCGACCGCCCCGAGACCATGACGCTGCCGGTGGGCCTGACGCTGCTCCAGAACTCCGAGGGCAACGGTTCCGGCTGGGGCATCCTGATGGCCGGCGCCGTCCTGGTGATCGTGCCCATCCTGCTCGTCTTCGCAGCCCTGCAGCGCTACATCGTGGCCGGTCTCACCCAAGGCAGCGTCACCGGGTGA
- the rpsK gene encoding 30S ribosomal protein S11, with product MPPKTRGAVRKPRKKDKKNIALGQAHIKSTFNNTIVSITDPNGAVISWASSGEVGFKGSRKSTPFAAQMAAEAAAKRAQEHGMRKVDVFVKGPGSGRETAIRSLQAAGLEVGSIQDVTPSAHNGCRPPKRRRV from the coding sequence ATGCCCCCGAAGACTCGTGGCGCGGTTCGCAAGCCGCGTAAGAAGGACAAGAAGAATATCGCGCTGGGCCAGGCGCACATCAAGAGCACCTTTAACAACACCATCGTGTCCATCACGGACCCGAACGGTGCAGTCATCTCCTGGGCCTCGTCCGGTGAAGTTGGCTTCAAGGGCTCGCGTAAGTCCACCCCGTTCGCTGCCCAGATGGCCGCCGAAGCCGCCGCAAAGCGTGCACAGGAGCACGGCATGCGCAAGGTTGACGTGTTCGTCAAGGGACCGGGTTCCGGACGCGAGACCGCCATCCGCTCGCTGCAGGCCGCTGGCCTCGAGGTTGGCTCCATCCAGGACGTCACCCCCAGCGCCCACAACGGCTGCCGTCCGCCGAAGCGCCGCCGCGTCTAA
- the infA gene encoding translation initiation factor IF-1: MAKKDGVIEIEGVVTEALPNAMFRVELTNKHIVLAHISGKMRQHYIRILPEDRVVVELSPYDLTRGRIVYRYK, from the coding sequence ATGGCCAAGAAGGACGGGGTCATTGAGATCGAGGGCGTTGTGACCGAGGCGCTGCCTAACGCGATGTTTCGCGTTGAGCTCACCAACAAGCACATCGTTCTGGCACACATCTCTGGAAAGATGCGCCAGCACTACATCAGGATCCTCCCCGAGGACCGCGTAGTGGTGGAGCTGAGCCCTTACGACCTGACACGTGGTCGTATCGTCTACCGCTACAAGTAA
- a CDS encoding ABC transporter substrate-binding protein, translating to MALNLDRRHFLGLAGAGAGAAALSACGGPSTTGTTAATGAADIDFSGVKPAASIDFWSNHPGKSQDVEKAIIEKFHAKFPEIKVNLITAGANYEEIAQKFQTSQAAKSALPGLVVLSDVWWFRYFTNGNIIPLDSLVKQLDIKVDDFQKSLVADYQYAGKQWALPYGRSTPLFYYNKDHFKAAGLPDRAPKTWQEFGEWAPKLKASSGAQYAYIYPALAGYAGWTLQNNLWGWGGSWSNEWTVTCDSAESVAALQWAQDSIYKDKWAGVSSKEAADDFAAGITSTTISSTGSLLGVLKSAKFNVGVGYLPGGPKTESGVCPTGGAGLGIPSGVSKEIQLAAATFLKFMTEPENTAAFSAATGYMPTRMSADMGAVLAKTPQIKTAMDQLAVTRVQDNARVFLPGADQEMAKAAAAILTQQGDVKATMAGLKTTLEGIYTKDVKPKLKS from the coding sequence ATGGCATTGAATCTTGACCGCAGGCACTTCCTGGGACTGGCGGGCGCCGGCGCCGGCGCCGCCGCACTGAGTGCCTGCGGAGGCCCATCCACCACAGGGACCACGGCCGCCACCGGCGCTGCCGACATCGATTTCAGCGGGGTCAAGCCCGCTGCGTCGATCGATTTTTGGTCCAACCACCCGGGCAAGTCCCAGGATGTGGAGAAGGCCATCATCGAGAAGTTCCATGCCAAGTTCCCGGAAATCAAGGTCAACCTGATCACCGCCGGGGCAAACTACGAGGAAATCGCGCAGAAGTTCCAGACCTCCCAGGCGGCGAAGTCGGCCCTTCCCGGGCTGGTGGTCCTCTCCGACGTCTGGTGGTTCCGCTACTTCACCAACGGCAACATCATTCCCCTCGACAGCCTGGTCAAGCAGCTGGATATCAAGGTGGACGATTTCCAGAAGTCGCTCGTCGCGGACTACCAGTACGCCGGCAAGCAGTGGGCCCTCCCCTATGGCCGCTCCACCCCGCTGTTCTACTACAACAAGGACCACTTCAAGGCGGCGGGGCTGCCGGACCGAGCCCCCAAGACCTGGCAGGAATTCGGCGAATGGGCCCCGAAGCTCAAGGCCAGTTCCGGGGCGCAGTACGCCTACATCTACCCGGCGCTGGCCGGCTACGCGGGCTGGACCCTGCAGAACAACCTGTGGGGCTGGGGCGGCAGCTGGTCGAACGAGTGGACCGTCACCTGCGATTCCGCCGAGTCTGTCGCGGCCCTGCAGTGGGCCCAGGACTCAATCTACAAGGACAAGTGGGCCGGGGTGTCCTCCAAGGAAGCCGCGGACGACTTCGCCGCGGGCATCACCTCGACCACCATTTCCTCCACCGGATCGCTGCTGGGTGTCCTGAAGTCCGCCAAGTTCAACGTGGGCGTCGGCTACCTTCCGGGCGGACCGAAGACGGAGAGCGGCGTCTGCCCCACGGGCGGGGCCGGGCTCGGCATTCCCAGCGGTGTCAGCAAGGAAATCCAGCTCGCGGCCGCCACGTTCCTGAAGTTCATGACGGAGCCGGAAAACACTGCGGCGTTCTCGGCGGCCACCGGTTACATGCCCACCCGCATGTCCGCCGACATGGGCGCCGTGCTGGCCAAGACCCCGCAGATCAAGACCGCCATGGACCAGCTCGCCGTGACCCGCGTCCAGGACAACGCGCGCGTGTTCCTGCCCGGCGCGGACCAGGAGATGGCCAAGGCCGCCGCGGCAATCCTGACCCAGCAGGGCGACGTCAAAGCCACCATGGCCGGGCTGAAGACGACCCTCGAGGGGATCTACACCAAGGACGTGAAACCCAAGCTGAAGAGCTAA
- the rplQ gene encoding 50S ribosomal protein L17: MPTPAKGPRLGGGAAHERLMLANLSAALFEHKRITTTVTKAKRLKPYAERLVTFAKRGDLASRRRVLGLISNKGVVHELFTDIAQAVENRDGGYTRITKIGNRKGDNAPMAVIELVLEPVSAKQAVVAEATSAAKRDADKKDAEKAEAAPVAETESAETEVAETEEAPAAEAAETEAAATEEAPAAEEADAKSEKDAK, from the coding sequence ATGCCTACCCCCGCTAAGGGTCCGCGCCTCGGAGGCGGAGCGGCTCACGAGCGTCTTATGCTCGCGAACCTGTCCGCCGCACTGTTCGAGCACAAGCGGATCACCACCACGGTGACCAAGGCCAAGCGCCTGAAGCCGTACGCCGAGCGCCTGGTGACCTTCGCCAAGCGTGGCGACCTGGCTTCCCGCCGCCGTGTACTCGGCCTGATCAGCAACAAGGGCGTCGTCCACGAGCTGTTCACCGACATCGCACAGGCAGTGGAGAACCGCGACGGCGGCTACACCCGCATCACCAAGATCGGCAACCGCAAGGGCGACAACGCTCCCATGGCTGTCATCGAACTGGTCCTCGAGCCGGTTTCCGCCAAGCAGGCCGTCGTAGCCGAGGCTACCTCCGCTGCCAAGCGCGACGCTGACAAGAAGGATGCCGAGAAGGCCGAAGCGGCTCCGGTTGCTGAGACCGAATCTGCTGAGACCGAAGTTGCTGAGACCGAAGAGGCTCCGGCCGCCGAGGCCGCAGAGACTGAAGCCGCCGCGACCGAAGAGGCTCCGGCCGCTGAGGAAGCAGACGCTAAGTCCGAGAAGGACGCGAAGTAA
- a CDS encoding DNA-directed RNA polymerase subunit alpha produces the protein MLIAQRPTLSEEVVSENRSRFIIEPLEPGFGYTLGNSLRRTLLSSIPGASVTSIRIDGVLHEFTTVPGVKEDVTEIILNIKNLSVSSEHDEPVVAYLRKQGPGVVTAADIAPPAGVEFHNPDLHIATLNSKGKFELELTIERGRGYVSAAQNKSGDSEIGRIPVDSIYSPVLKVTFRVEATRVEQRTDFDKLIVDVETKQAIAPRDAVASAGTTLVELFGLARELNTAAEGIEIGPSPTDAALAADMALPIEDLDLTVRSYNCLKREGIHTVGELVARSEADLMDIRNFGAKSIDEVKAKLVELGLSLKDSPPGFDLAARAAAIEEDDAAFSDDEL, from the coding sequence GTGCTCATTGCACAGCGCCCCACCCTCTCCGAAGAGGTCGTCTCCGAAAACCGCTCCCGGTTCATCATCGAACCGCTGGAGCCGGGCTTCGGTTACACCCTCGGAAACTCCCTCCGCCGTACCCTGCTCTCCTCGATCCCCGGTGCCTCTGTCACGAGCATCCGGATCGATGGCGTGCTGCACGAGTTCACCACGGTTCCGGGTGTCAAGGAAGATGTCACTGAGATCATCCTGAACATCAAGAACCTGTCGGTTTCCTCCGAGCACGACGAGCCGGTTGTTGCTTACCTGCGCAAGCAGGGCCCGGGAGTCGTCACCGCCGCGGACATCGCTCCGCCGGCCGGAGTCGAATTCCACAACCCGGATCTGCACATTGCCACGCTGAACTCGAAGGGCAAGTTCGAACTCGAACTGACCATCGAGCGCGGTCGCGGCTACGTTTCGGCAGCTCAGAACAAGTCCGGCGACTCCGAGATCGGCCGCATCCCGGTCGACTCGATCTACTCGCCGGTCCTGAAGGTTACTTTCCGCGTGGAAGCTACCCGTGTTGAGCAGCGCACTGACTTCGACAAGCTCATTGTCGACGTCGAGACCAAGCAGGCCATCGCCCCGCGCGATGCCGTTGCTTCGGCAGGTACCACCCTGGTGGAACTGTTCGGTCTGGCCCGCGAGCTGAACACCGCAGCTGAAGGTATCGAGATCGGCCCGTCGCCGACGGACGCTGCCCTGGCAGCCGACATGGCTCTGCCGATCGAGGATCTGGACCTGACGGTCCGTTCCTACAACTGCCTCAAGCGTGAGGGCATCCACACCGTGGGTGAACTCGTTGCCCGCTCCGAGGCTGACCTCATGGACATCCGCAACTTCGGCGCGAAGTCCATCGATGAGGTCAAGGCCAAGCTGGTCGAACTGGGACTGTCCCTCAAGGACTCCCCTCCCGGTTTCGATCTCGCAGCACGTGCCGCAGCCATCGAAGAGGACGACGCCGCGTTCAGCGACGACGAGCTCTAA
- a CDS encoding response regulator transcription factor — MTDLGVAVVVEDDEDVRNLVEAVLSQAGFDVHGAASGREGVEVVRNQKASVVTLDVGLSDIDGFEVLRRIRQFSDAYVVMLTARTDELDTLTALHTGADDFMTKPFRPRELRARVAAMMRRPRQDAPDSGSADPGTPPSKSLVLPSDSDFRHNGLALNPHTRSVTVDGIPASLTRSEFDLLHALLKGAGAVRSKTDLVRVVRGEHYSPDAYISESDERAVEVHIGNLRRKLREDPLQPRWLQTVRGVGYRLTQALD; from the coding sequence ATGACTGACTTGGGAGTCGCCGTCGTTGTGGAAGACGACGAAGATGTACGCAACCTCGTCGAAGCTGTGTTGAGCCAGGCGGGATTTGACGTCCACGGCGCAGCGAGCGGTCGCGAGGGGGTCGAGGTCGTACGCAATCAGAAGGCCAGCGTTGTTACCTTGGACGTTGGCCTTAGCGATATTGACGGCTTTGAAGTCCTGCGCCGGATTCGGCAGTTCAGCGATGCCTATGTGGTCATGCTGACGGCGAGGACGGACGAGTTGGACACCCTGACCGCCTTGCACACCGGTGCCGATGATTTCATGACCAAACCGTTCCGGCCGCGCGAGCTGCGGGCCCGGGTGGCTGCAATGATGCGCCGTCCCCGGCAGGACGCCCCCGATTCCGGGTCTGCGGACCCCGGGACGCCTCCTTCGAAGTCTCTTGTCCTGCCCTCCGATTCGGATTTCCGGCACAACGGCTTGGCATTGAACCCCCACACCCGTTCGGTGACCGTTGACGGCATTCCTGCCAGCCTGACGCGCAGCGAGTTCGATCTCCTGCATGCCCTCTTGAAAGGGGCAGGTGCCGTCCGGTCCAAGACCGATCTGGTGCGCGTAGTGCGGGGTGAGCACTACAGCCCGGATGCCTACATCAGTGAATCCGACGAGCGTGCCGTCGAAGTGCATATCGGCAACCTGCGCCGCAAGCTGCGGGAGGATCCGCTGCAGCCTCGCTGGCTTCAGACAGTCCGTGGCGTTGGGTACCGGCTCACACAGGCCTTGGACTAG
- a CDS encoding HAMP domain-containing sensor histidine kinase, with translation MSRQQLVRNPAGYFAGFPRCVQLTLCQLPLSLAMTAAVLAAPVGWPGFFESALCRAALALLLALLMACLMLPWQRFGPYAPLSIPVLDLAAIGLIRSGGVEDLPDPGILAVFPVLWIAASRLPGPAMLSISFFGPLLTGLPWLLHDGPSVDGYAAAILLPFITLAVSIALLFERQRLTAYLTAQLHVGRERERLLNDEVSDLNDALAAKDDVVSTVSHEFRTPLTSIIGNLDLALSDSEQLTAPAVRRIEVAQRNAERLLALVSDLLMSANSAVHVHPRRTDLAALVEASLGSAQAHAAASRVVLSMNVPAPLWAHVDPLRISQALDNLISNAIKYSPDGGSVRVSAGTEGDRVLLHVEDDGLGMTAADAEQVFTRFFRSPTVRDGSIPGAGLGLSITKAIAERHGGSISCSTRLGSGSTFTLALPADGAATTYSHPAFG, from the coding sequence TTGAGTAGACAGCAACTGGTCCGGAACCCGGCAGGTTACTTTGCGGGATTCCCGCGGTGTGTGCAGCTGACCCTTTGCCAGCTGCCGCTCTCGCTGGCGATGACGGCTGCGGTGCTTGCCGCGCCTGTAGGCTGGCCCGGCTTCTTCGAGAGCGCCCTGTGCCGGGCCGCCCTGGCGCTCCTTCTGGCACTCCTCATGGCCTGCCTTATGCTGCCCTGGCAGCGGTTCGGGCCGTACGCTCCGCTCTCAATCCCCGTGCTCGACCTGGCCGCGATCGGCCTCATCCGCAGCGGCGGCGTCGAAGACCTGCCGGACCCCGGCATCCTGGCCGTCTTTCCGGTCCTCTGGATCGCAGCCTCGCGTCTGCCCGGTCCGGCAATGCTCTCGATCAGTTTCTTCGGTCCGTTGCTGACCGGCCTGCCGTGGTTGCTCCACGACGGCCCCAGCGTAGACGGATACGCGGCCGCCATCCTCCTGCCGTTCATCACCTTGGCGGTGTCCATTGCGTTGCTCTTTGAGCGGCAACGGTTGACTGCGTACCTGACAGCCCAGCTCCACGTCGGCCGCGAACGCGAACGCCTGCTCAATGACGAGGTTTCCGATCTGAACGATGCCCTTGCTGCCAAGGACGACGTTGTCTCCACCGTCTCCCACGAGTTCCGGACCCCCTTGACATCGATCATCGGAAATCTGGATCTTGCCCTCAGCGACTCGGAACAGCTGACTGCCCCGGCCGTAAGACGTATCGAGGTTGCACAACGAAACGCCGAACGGCTCCTCGCCCTTGTCTCGGATCTGCTGATGTCTGCCAACTCGGCTGTCCATGTCCATCCCCGGCGGACCGATCTGGCGGCCCTCGTGGAGGCGAGCCTGGGCTCGGCGCAGGCCCACGCCGCGGCCTCCCGGGTGGTGCTCTCGATGAACGTACCGGCGCCCCTGTGGGCGCACGTGGACCCGCTGCGGATCAGCCAGGCCTTGGATAACCTCATTTCCAACGCCATCAAGTACTCCCCCGACGGCGGCAGCGTCCGCGTTTCCGCCGGCACCGAGGGAGACCGTGTGCTGCTGCATGTGGAAGATGACGGATTGGGGATGACAGCGGCCGACGCCGAACAAGTCTTCACCCGGTTCTTCCGAAGCCCGACTGTGCGGGACGGTTCCATCCCCGGGGCCGGGCTCGGGTTGTCGATCACGAAGGCGATCGCCGAACGCCACGGCGGCTCCATATCCTGCAGCACGCGCCTCGGCTCCGGAAGCACCTTCACGCTGGCGCTCCCCGCGGACGGCGCAGCAACGACTTACTCGCATCCGGCGTTCGGGTAG
- a CDS encoding sugar ABC transporter permease, whose amino-acid sequence MTRQLTDRPRAAVEAKPAPAPRARWSARTRRDFFVFLALALPNLLLIGVFTYLPLFNNIYYSTLDWTLGSASATVVGFDNYVTFFTSPDATEVLGTTAVFTLITVGGSMILGLLVAIALNSRIRGTTFARSAVFAPYVLSGVGVGLVWLFIFDPGYGVLAWLLRGIGQQSPQWINDPQLSLVMVIIVYVWKNLGYCAVVYLAGLQSLPQDVMEAAALDGANSFRRFLSMSLPLLSPTTFFLLITTMLSSLQAFDLIRIMTPLGNGTSTLIYEAYLQAFGAFNRAGYSAAVSVILFAILLIITVLQLRFVERKVHYS is encoded by the coding sequence ATGACGCGACAATTGACCGACCGGCCCCGTGCCGCCGTCGAGGCCAAACCGGCCCCGGCGCCGCGTGCCCGCTGGTCCGCCCGAACCCGCCGGGACTTCTTTGTCTTCCTGGCCCTGGCCCTCCCCAACCTTCTCCTGATTGGAGTGTTCACCTACCTCCCGCTCTTCAACAACATCTACTACTCCACCCTTGACTGGACGCTGGGCTCAGCTTCGGCCACGGTGGTGGGCTTCGATAACTACGTCACCTTCTTCACGAGTCCGGACGCCACCGAAGTTCTGGGCACCACCGCGGTGTTCACCCTGATCACGGTCGGCGGTTCCATGATCCTGGGCTTGCTGGTGGCCATCGCCCTCAACTCCCGGATCCGCGGCACCACCTTCGCACGCTCGGCCGTCTTCGCCCCTTATGTGCTCAGCGGCGTCGGCGTCGGCCTCGTCTGGCTGTTCATTTTCGATCCCGGCTATGGAGTGCTCGCCTGGCTGTTGCGCGGCATCGGCCAGCAGAGTCCGCAGTGGATCAACGATCCGCAGTTGTCCCTGGTCATGGTCATCATCGTCTACGTCTGGAAAAACCTCGGGTACTGCGCCGTGGTGTACCTGGCCGGCCTCCAGTCGCTGCCGCAGGATGTCATGGAGGCGGCCGCCCTGGACGGGGCCAACAGCTTCCGGCGCTTTCTGAGCATGTCCCTGCCGCTGCTCTCCCCCACCACGTTCTTCCTGCTCATCACCACCATGCTGAGCTCCCTGCAGGCCTTTGACCTGATCCGGATCATGACCCCGCTGGGCAACGGCACCAGCACGTTGATTTATGAGGCGTACCTTCAGGCCTTCGGGGCGTTCAACCGCGCGGGCTACTCGGCCGCGGTCTCGGTGATTCTCTTCGCCATCCTGCTCATCATCACCGTGCTGCAGTTGCGGTTCGTCGAACGGAAGGTGCACTACTCGTGA